A region from the Tursiops truncatus isolate mTurTru1 unplaced genomic scaffold, mTurTru1.mat.Y mat_scaffold_592_arrow_ctg1, whole genome shotgun sequence genome encodes:
- the LOC101337774 gene encoding protein BEX2-like, which translates to MASKEEQVMKNINMENANEENDKKDEKEQVANKGEPLALPSGSGEYCVPGGNDRRFHVRQPILQYRWDMTQRLEEPQARMREENMERIGEEMRQLMQKLREKQLSHSLRAVSTDPPHHDHYDEFCLMP; encoded by the coding sequence ATGGCATCCAAAGAGGAACAAGTGATGAAAAATATCAACATGGAAAATGCCAACgaggaaaatgataaaaaggatgaaaaagagcAAGTTGCTAATAAAGGAGAGCCTTTGGCCCTACCTTCGGGATCTGGTGAATATTGTGTACCTGGAGGAAATGATAGGCGGTTCCATGTTAGGCAGCCCATCCTGCAGTATAGATGGGACATGACTCAGAGGCTTGAAGAGCCACAGGCAAGGATGAGAGAGGAGAATATGGAAAGGATTGGGGAAGAGATGAGACAACTCATGCAAAAGCTGAGGGAAAAGCAGTTGAGTCATAGTCTGCGGGCAGTTAGCACTGACCCCCCTCACCATGACCATTATGATGAGTTTTGCCTTATGCCTTGA